ACGGTCCTAagccaaatatatttttggggAATTTTCCCAGCGCGATAACTGGCAAGCAACCACTTGTCTATGATGCCGATGAGATCTATAGGTAAAcagaatattttcaaagcagATAAAGATATAggagaatttacataattacataGTTAGTATATTTATACCTAGGTATCTGTCAGTCTGATGTCTGACCACTTGAAATACAACcgagattttttatttaagccGTAAACTTTAATGTTTCGTTATAATTCTCAGCAAATACAAGAAGACTCATCGCGCCATTGGCGTCTTCATGACACGAAATCCACAAATTCTGATTCTCGACCCAGAATTGGCCCAGGATGTTTTGGTGACAAACTTTGGCAAGTTTCGCGGCAATTTAGCAGCAGAGTGGGTAAGTCTGTGGCAGATATTACTTATACTACTGCAAATATTCAAGAGTGTTATGTGAAGGAATGATAATATTGAAGAGAAGTGAACAAGTGAGGACAAGGTGTGCTgtgaatattcaaaaaaatcgtAGAAATGATGTGGATAATACAactctaatattttaaaaaattagagaTAATCGCAAATATAATGGTATGTTTCTGAAAACCTCCTTAATAAGAACAAGCAATAGCGAGTTGTATTGTAGTTCCgcttagtttaaaaaaaaatccagaTAAAGAAAGAATCAAATTCAGGTATCTCTTTAGTTCTGTAGTTCTGTAGTTCTGTACTGTCTTTAAAGGCACACATCTGTCCATTCATTTACAGCACCTCAGTTTCCTTCTGAAACTCAATCGAATTAGACAACGTTTTTGTTCGATGCATTTTCACCTAAGGAATGGAAAAAATCACTTGCGATCTTCGGGTTTTCTCAATTAGTGACAGCACAGGCTTTGTTTGGACAATTTAATGTCTCATGCCACACAGCCCATACCAATGATAATCACTATAACTATAACAAGTTTTACTCTTTCGGATAAAGAGctacaaacaaataatatttttgaatgcatATTCAAACTATTCAATATTCATAAATACTATAGTAATGCtgtaatgtattaaaaattgtaattttccattatttcaAATAGATTTATGACAGAAACTTGGACAAACTGGCTGCGGTTAGTCCATTTTTTACGAGTGATGATTCATGGAAGACGAAACGTTTCGAAGTTGTTTCAGGTTTAACGCAAAATAAGGTAATTTCAAGAAGGTCTATTTTATTTtcgtataaaaacaaattcataCTGTTGTTATTTTCCAGCTTAATTCGGCATTTCCAATCCTAAAAGACTGTGCAGGGAAGttatgcaaatatctcgaaaaaagAACTGCGCAAGGCAACGCGGTCATTGAGACCAAAAATGTCAGTAAAGAAATTCATTTTAGCTTTCCAACGATAGTCTAACTCAAAATTATTTCCCCTATaactaaatacaaattaataataatttcccATGCATTTCTCACAGCTCGGCTTATGCTTTGTCTCGAACGTGTTGGGCGAATTTCTGTGGGGCATTGAAACGAATACGCTTGCCGAACCAGATGAACCAAATATTTATCTGCAAATGCAGACCAAGTggttacaatttatttttaaatcattgGACAACTATTTTAAGTTGCTACCATTACCTTGGCTCCGCCGTTTTGCACAAAAGCGTTTATTCCCGGAAGAAACTAACCGTTTCTTTTCGCAACTAACAAAAGATACGCTCGATTTGCGAGCCAAGGATACAAATAGTCAGAGTAGAGCCGATTTTCTGAACCATCTGCGACAATTGCTGGAAAAGAAGAGTTTATCACACGACGATATGGTCGGGCATATATTGACCACAATGCTAAATGGCTTCGAAACCTCGGCCACAGTGCTCTTCCACACAGTATTCTATGTGAGTTTTGATTAAAAGTGAAATTGTTAAAGTGTAAATTCAAaaacctatatatatttaattgctcACCGCAAATAGTTAGCGCATCATCCGGAATATCAGGAGAAATTACGTGCTGAAATATTGGAGAATATTGAAGAGGATGGTTTTGTGAGCTACCAAAAATTGTGTAACCTTCTATATTTGGATCAATGTTTTAATGGTAAGTTCATTGGAAAAGAACCCCTCTCCATATTGCGTCTTAAAAACTGCTTTTTACTTAGAATCTCTACGCTTGATTACCGTCGTCTCCTTTTATGCGCGTATTTGCACGGAACCCACGGAACTTGATGTAGGTAATGGCCATTTAATACCGATTCGTGTTGGCGATGTGGTCAGTGTGCCCATATTTAGTTATCACCATAATCCCGATTATTTTCCAAAACCATTTGAATTTAATCCGGACCGATTCAACAATGCGGCACACGTCGACCTAATAAAAAAGGGCATATTCATGCCATTCGGTAGTGGACCGCGAATATGTGCGGGTGAGTATTGGCCTCGACAGCATTTTGatcatttgctttattttagaGAGTCAAATTATCAGCAGTATTTTAAGTTTCCTTTCCATTTATGTACTCCCGAGTAATAAgagatttcaacttttttccagGAATGCATTTGGGTACGGCGGAGGTCAAGACGTGTCTCGTGGCTATATTCAAGTCTTATCGTGTCAAGTGTTGTGCAAAAACAATACCTGAAACGCGACCCGAGTCGCCCACGTTCATAATGGGCATTGATGGCGATTTTTGGTTAGAGTATGAGAGGCTATAATCTCCATTAAGTAGAGAAGGAGATATAGTTACTGTCCTGTATATGTTATTCTAATTTTAAGCAAAGCATTCATTAAGCAAAATTTGTTAGACGTATTtcgatattaataaatatattttaggcaataacatttttgttgataaaaataaatatattccatTTAAGAAAGAGATGGAATCTTGTTAAACAGGTGCCTTAGATATGAGTCAATAGCTATCgaattttctctctctctctcactctctcaAAATTCGAAGAAATAtcttgaaagagttttttatattactatatatgGTAGTGTAGTGTTTACTGCGCTCTGAACTTaggcttttattaatttttttacaatatttatacatatatagtatatgtatctTCTTAAACTTATAAACTTAGCCTTAGGTTTGAAAGGAAAGTGGCTTTGTAGTGATTTTCTTATATTGATTTGCTTTTTTCGGAATCAGCCACATATATGGTTGCTACCATACAACTAATTGTTTAATAAGAGAGCCTTTGTCAGTTGAAAAGAGATAAAGCAGTTAAAGacacaaaaaacatatttttccagATAAGGTGATACAAGTGAAAGTGCAAATTGGTAGAATAATTTGTTCAAAACAGAAACTCCCGATTTCGCggtattttgttatatattccAAACTTCACTTTAGGTTCGGCGTCTAAAACGCATGAAATCAGGAAACAACTTTCCATAGCCATGAAAAGATCATACTTGTACTGTAAAACATCTCGAAAAATACAGAGATAAGCATCCATCTCGACATATTTGACACTTGTTAGTCTTAACATTGTGTGTATTTGAACAACAACACACTGCTGTTAAACTGCACCCTAAAAACAAAGAGTTCCAGAATACACAGACGAAGCGATACGAAAGGAACAcagatataaatacaaatacaatacgactgcaatatttaattaattgctCTTGGCGTCAATGACATTTTCATTAAACTGCGTCACTCAAAAGTATTCGCATCTCGAACTTTCACCTGACTGACCGCACGCATACACAACAACACGCACACTAGTACATAACAACTgccaaataataaaaaggacaAATTACGAATTAGGAATAACGAATTTTCGCTTGAATATGCCACAATCTGTAAGCAAacgcgccaacaacaacaatgcggtgttttaaaacaacaataaaggcAACAGCTGACACAGAATTTGGGCGACAACTCACCCTCAATTCATGGCACTTTCGTGCTGTTCAACTGTATGTTCGTGTGTGGCTGTTTGGTGTGTCGGTAAGTGAAGTGAGAGGCAAACAAGCAAAGTTCCAATAATGAAACTGCTGACAACAAACTGACATTTACAAATGTCACATGCAATATTGAGCATACACaaaggcaaacttaataaaaagcCACCATCACCACCTAAGAGACACTACGAGCTGCCACACACAACCGCACACACACCTCTGGCGCTGTCTATTTGGCCTAGCAAGCGGAGAgagagacagacagacggacagacagacgggcggTGGGTTCTATTCTATCAGAAGCATTACACAATCGTGTTAATCAGCGCCAACATACAGTtagatgttgctgttgttgctgatgatgTTGTTGTTTGACATGAGCGAGATTGTGAGTGTGTGCAGTTGGGTTAGCTTAAAAGCAGCCTTGGATAATTCAAAAGGACAGGCGAACTTCTGCCGTAGCAATAACTAAATAAGCGCAGGCAGAAAATGGACCAAGAAAGAGAATGcacacaataatattaaaatgcaGGAGAAAGTTGAAAAAATGTGACAAGAGAGTCACAATCAGTGAGCGGTGAGAGCAGCCTCACATCGCAGATTTGGCATTGCACGGTGTTCGAAGTCATCGGCCGTCGGCCGGTCCGTGCGATTCAATGCTCAATGACGGCAGACGCGGACTGTGAAAACACAAAGATATGTGTACACACAAGGTGAGTCGGCAGTGGAGCTTATGTAATCagtcacacaaacatacatacatatgtccagCACAGAAGATAATACTTTCCCTTTGTCTTTATGCGGGTTCTCGAAAATTGCACTCTACTGCTTCGGTTCTTCGATCCAGCGTCGGCTAATCGTTGTCCTTACGTACACATTGTAGCCGTCCTTCAGGCAATTAACTTTGACTAATTGTGGTCAGCTTAATTAGTAAAAAGCTTCGCTGTACAATGAGAAGATAACTAGGAGcacgtatacatataaatatatatagtttagaGGCACAACGAAGAGGGACTGTACACGTGTTACAAATTGCAACTGTGATTGTTTGAGTGGCCTTGGTGCGGATGAATGACCAACTTTTGTTGTTTACAATTGacagtttttaagtttttatcacTTGCCAAAGTAGCTGCTTAAGTGAGTAATTAGACAATGGTTGGCAAACCACAAAAAAACAAGTCCTTTGTCACAGAAGCAGAATGCAAACAAAAGCCTTTGCAGTTTTGTACATTTGTCGTTTAATTTATCATTTGTGTAAATTCTCTCTTTCAGatagaaaagcaacaaaaaattagaGGCCTCTTCAAATGGTGGCTAATTTGAAATACGGCGATAGAAATCCAACTGCCACTTAAAggcaactaaaaatatttgcagctGCATCCTACAAATCGGAGAACCAACATTGAACATTAAACCCGAGCTTATAGAATAGAAAACTGTTTGAATATTATGTTTGTTACGGTGGCATAAAACACTGATAAAAGAATTTTGGAGAATGCTGCCACGGTGTCATATCCCGTTCGGATATAAATCCGGGTCTGTAGACAAGATTGTCGAAGGACTTCTTCAAATCCATTAGCCATTCAGAGAGACTAAAAAAATACGGATTAACTTTACATGTCTACAAgactaacttaatttttttagaaattaaaattaatataaaaattattctttacaaatttaatttgagacatatgtattttaaaagttttctacaACACAATCTGACCAATTTCAAATTTTGGTCAGATGGAATGAAATTTAGGTAGCAGGGGTAGGTGGTGCCAAATATCTTACATTTTATTCCAATTGTTTGTTCAGCAACACAAAAACAACTCACGAATTTTTATTAccttcaaaaattttccatctTCCTTCGcgaattctaattttttttcattttgccaggtttctttattttttacttcCTTAGCTCTTGCATATTTCATACAGCATTGTAGTACCTTTCGAATCCATTCGCCGCTTTCGAGAGCTCAATAAAAAGTCTTGTTACAATTTTCTTATCCACTCAGCTCTCCACTTTTTATTTGCCTTGCCAGTTTTTAATGGCTCAATTTATCATGATATGCAAATTTCATGTTCAAGTGTCATTCACTCAGTGACGTTGATTTGAATGTTCGGCAGAAAAACTGCGAATAAAATTGCAGCGAAAACAGAAATTGTAATCACTTTCCTTCAAAAGTTTTTCACTCGACGTCAACAAGCAAAGGAAATTGCAACTTATAAACTGTGCAGCAGAAAAAATTATGATGTGAAGGCAAATTAAAGATTGGCGAAGATTTGATTTCAttcttttcatttcttttctttttgtggtttttgtagTGAAAGTGCGTAAAGGTGGTAGAAACAATCGATTTTTGGCTAGCAAATTTTCGCTAGTTTTAGTTGCCATTATACAGAGAGATAGTGAACGCTGAATACAGTTAAAAAGGAAGGCTGAATACAGAAAagagaatttgaaattaaagaaaCCAAAAATTTGTGTGAAAAGAGCCATTACAAACTAGAAATTTTAGGCCGcatgcagaaaaaaaaattgtatggatGGCGTTGCCAACTGTttcaaatttatacaaaaacaacattaatGTGATAgagaaattgttgttgtagtattgATACTAAACTAAAAATTGCTTAAGAATGCTTaacgttaaaaataatttaagcaaGGTTGCCacctatataaaattatatatcgaaataaattctcaaacaattaaattactttaatattGGCAACAAATAACAAAGCAATAGTTTTTGGAGGTATTTAGCAAGGAATATCAATCCTAAAATCCGAATTTTTTGTTGAGAAAAGCTTGTAGCTGAACAAacctatttttttatgtatggtaCCCccgatttaaaatttacaattcaagagaattataaaataagagACATAAGACTATCAATGTCAAAAAAATAGGTTTAGGAAAGTTTACATCTCAAATGTTTTTGAGAAAGCTTGCCaccaatttcaaattttgtattcAATTATACTGATCAAATAATTACAACGTTACCATGCAATGTCGCCATTGAACTTAACAGATTAGAAATAAGGaaaaacttcggttgcaccgcagctaCAATACCTtcccaaatacaaaaggttccgtagaagaacttgattccgatcatacAGTTTCTGTGGCAGttatttgctatagtgatccgatctgaacagttttgCATTATTGTCTGAGACAATAACCAATGCCAAACTACTTGAAGAtatttcgtaaaataaaaaagatgtccatgcaagcacttgattccgattgttcagtttgtaaggaagctatatgctatagtggtccgatatcggccgttccgacaaatgagcagcttcttggtgaggaaAGGTTGGGtactaaatttcaaaaaataaattgaaaacttcTCCTACCCTATTGAATTTAAAGGATATGACCTGATACAAGAATCTCTTTCATTACAAAGCGAGAGTAGTTATTAAAAGTCCGCGATATCTTATATAATCGAATCCACAGTATCTTTTCGAACGTAATTCTTGACAAAATTGTAGCCTTAAAGTTCGAAAACTTGACTTTTGCAGAAGCTGCTGGTAAAGTAAATAATGAGTAAACTGCATTCAATTTACTTTTTAGAATTTTGATATAAGTAAAATAGTATTTCCAAACGTTTGCCCTTAAAATACGTCAAAATTCATTACGCATACCTCAAACACATTTTAATGGTGTAAGCAAAACATATCTGTATGTGTGCATTGGCTTTGACTAATGCAAGTTGCCTAAAAACTCATACATTgaaacgcacatacacacatacaaacttgTCATTAAGAAAGCATAGAAAATTCCTGCAGTTTCACTAAAGCTACGAGAATGTTTGAACAGTTGGGAAATAAATTCTGAgagaatttttgatatttaaaagcATTTACGGCGAAAACACACAAGCCTACACATACACTCGTAATGGGCGTTTTGGTAATGAAAGCATATGCGCCTAAATACAcactataataaaaatttcaattcacaCATGAAAGCACATTAACAGTTATTTGCTATGCTACATGAGCAACTCACACGTATGCATGCACAAGTATTTGTCTGTACATGTGTATTTGTTGGATATGTGTTAAATTGCGACGGGCAGACAAAACCGCAGACCCAGTGGGCGAAACCACATATTGAACCTTAAACAGACAAATGAGTGATGGAACTGGGTGTTCGAGAATtggtaaatgaaatttttagacACTCATGCGTAGATACACAgtgaaaatattgttgttgtttgttcttCAAGAAAAATTTTAGTACATCTACCCAACGACTTAtgtcaaagtaaaaaattttcgtcattggaaatttatttccaaACAAGTAAAGAAGCTTCAAGTTTgtatgtaaccaaacatttcctACTCTCACAATTTGCAAGGATCAGAGCGGGGAATATATTTTCAGTTGTTCAccaaattttatgttataaaatgtTGCGTGAGATTTCATCTTTCATCATTCGATAGAATTGTGAATGGAATACAATTGTATTTGGTAGCTCATTAACTCCTACTATAGGTCATACACTCACTTCGtttaattactatattttgcttcgtgccagagatatttgtaataaaatcaaACTAACTTACGCAAATTTCCATGTTAATGgtattacatattgaccgaaaacACGTTATTGgccacatttatacatatacttgaatattttcggcaaaaatcTACAGTATATCCAAAAATATATCAACATAATTTTTCTAGTTATCTTACATACTATCCGATCCGAATCAACCGGATGTTCTAAAATCAGAATTTATGATATACACGTATGTGGGTTAGAAACGTAAATAATGAAGGCGGTTTTAGtttcgcccatctgcaataccaaacttcttatAGTGTCTAGCAACATGTCTatcaaatttcatcaagatatttcaatatttgataTCGCTTGCAAGGACGCACGAACGAACACACGAATAAACGCGAGACAGACGAACATTCAGATTTCAAATCATTTCTTCATTCAATAGTTACATCTAACAATAGTTACGTTTTGAATACAACCAAGCTATGACTATATAAAATTCGAGGTGCAAGTGCAAAAAccaaatggcataaaattttcagaataaaGTCGAAATATTGGtcatttgatttattattttgccattcctttataaaaatgtatatgcatacactaATAATTATGTGCTCCAAAGTTTCAAGAagctaaatacatatttgttaaataaaatatatatatagatatatcttAAGATTAAAATAGTGGTACTACTCTTCTAATTTTCTCAGTGTCAAATGGAAATTCGATATacctaaaaatacataaaaatacaggttggttgaagaGTGACTAATGCTctccaagaaatagcactactacctttttttctcaagttggtacatctgtcgtgagaacacatgccaAATGACAAGTCATTCtgttaattaattctttgtttataagccatttgaagttgacgtgtcagagtatttgtttaataaggAAAAATTGAACATCgcacagtgattagattcttggttttgaaaggtttaaaagcaatggaaatttattaataattgttagaagtgtataaagaGTCCTCACCTCCAAAACGCACAATTGAATTtcgggctggtgaatttaaacatggtcgtactaggcttgacgACGATCCACATCGAGCAAGTTCATTATATtattagtgaagatccaagtttgactaagcgtgaaattgctaatgccataggcatttcagacgaacgagtacttcatattttacatggcgaattacatatgaaaaagctgtttggaaagttagtgccgcacatgtTGACAAtccaacaaaaactggatcgacagtaaatttctcagcataatatGGAGCATTTTAagcttggatctaccaccatgatcctaaattgaaacaaaaacgattacaatggactgaagctggttgttcagctccaaagcaggtgaagtggCAACGCTCAGCAAataaggttatggcatcagttttttgggatgcaaaaggaattttgttgattaattatctgcagaaaggtaacacaataaactctgaatattattgcggCGTTTTGGATAAGCTGGATAAAAAAGTTCGTGCGAAAAAACATGGtgtgcagcacaaaaaaatcatttttaatcaAGACAACGCACCTGCTCTCAAAGGTGTTTtgacaatgacaaaattcaacgactTAAAGTaagaattgcttgagcatccatcgtattcaccagatttggctctcaGCGACTGCTATCTCTCTGAAGAACCTGACTACTACCTGAATGAAGACACTATTACAGCCAAAgatgggtattttgcagagcttccggaaagtcattatagggatggtataaaattattataggtCATtggaatatgtatatttaagttaagggcgattatattgaaaaatttaatatatttcgtatcgaaaagaaaattttttcatttcgagcgcagaaacttttcaacccacctgtatatatatatatgtgtgcatgtgagcAAAACACATTTGAATTGGCCACGTCGCTAGAAACTAAATGGCTAGAACGTTTCTTAAGTGCGCCGACATTAAAATGTTCGAAATTGACGCTCTCTTGCAAGCGACAAATTTTGTAGGCTCACATGCATTCTTTAAATACACCGACAGTCCAACacgaacaaacacacacacacacatagccaACTAAAATTTGCGAATACACTTTGACATGCATtagtgcacacatacaaacacattaaGTCTAAATAACGGCCCATCACTTGACTTCGGATGTATTTGGCAATAAGCTGCTGCAGCAGCTGCTCTCGGCTGGCCGAAACTGCGCTGGGCCACAGAACCGCAAGGACGAAGGACGGGCTCGCACGTTTGTCTTGCAACGCAAAGCCTACATTTAATATGCAGGAAATTTTCATTAGCAGCAAATGCAGCAGAAACGGCCGCAATAGCGCAGACAGCCCGAGGCCAAAaacaatatacacacacacacacacagatgctcaaatttacacacatatatatgttatatgatgATATGTTTCATCGTCGCAGCAGGAGGAGTTTGTGCGTATACGAGTCCATTCGCATTTATGGTTCTGTGTATGTGTAAATTGTGTATTGCGAATGCCTAAATCTCGAAGGATATTTAAACCACAATTGAATTTCTTTTGCGAAAATTACTTTAGGGAGCCGAGCATTTGGTCCAGCTGCTGGCTGCAGGACAAGCTGTCGACTCGTTTGTGGCTTGGTTGCATGCCAATGCCTCCAGCAACGCCTACAAACAACGCATGCGAGCTTAtgcttgtgtgtatgtgcttgCGTCTCCGAGCCTGTGCCAAGAACAATGCAAGACTGGAGCATCTATCGGCTGTCGTCATTGAGGTTTCGATGAGGCagataaaatttctattttgccAATTGTCAACATAACGTTtagtatatgaataaatatatgtggCATTTAAGCGCACAtttaacacacacaaacaagctTCGTGGTATTTGTGTTGCAAGCATGCCTCCAcatgcttatttatttatacaaataccGATATGTGTTGATGCAAAAAGCTTTGCATCGTATTTATTTTCCTATATTTTAATGCTGCCAATGTTGCCGCACTCATGCCAAaccaatgtatgtgtgtgtgtggcatgtTATCCTGCTGTTGCATTAGTCTGGCATATGTTTTGgcaattatttttgcattttgcctCACTCTGGAATTTACCATTTAGCTTAAAACAAAGGAATTTACGTAACAAACTGCTGTTGCATGCAATTTAGAGTGTTTTTTTAATGGATTTACTTAACAATAAAAGAGATTTTTGTATTCGTAACTCAATTAAGGCAAACGAATGCAGAGAGGTGTGGCAGAC
The sequence above is drawn from the Bactrocera oleae isolate idBacOlea1 chromosome 5, idBacOlea1, whole genome shotgun sequence genome and encodes:
- the LOC106626957 gene encoding probable cytochrome P450 309a2; the encoded protein is MEAILVTLALLAALVYKYLTWHHGVFKKLGLDGPKPNIFLGNFPSAITGKQPLVYDADEIYSKYKKTHRAIGVFMTRNPQILILDPELAQDVLVTNFGKFRGNLAAEWIYDRNLDKLAAVSPFFTSDDSWKTKRFEVVSGLTQNKLNSAFPILKDCAGKLCKYLEKRTAQGNAVIETKNLGLCFVSNVLGEFLWGIETNTLAEPDEPNIYLQMQTKWLQFIFKSLDNYFKLLPLPWLRRFAQKRLFPEETNRFFSQLTKDTLDLRAKDTNSQSRADFLNHLRQLLEKKSLSHDDMVGHILTTMLNGFETSATVLFHTVFYLAHHPEYQEKLRAEILENIEEDGFVSYQKLCNLLYLDQCFNESLRLITVVSFYARICTEPTELDVGNGHLIPIRVGDVVSVPIFSYHHNPDYFPKPFEFNPDRFNNAAHVDLIKKGIFMPFGSGPRICAGMHLGTAEVKTCLVAIFKSYRVKCCAKTIPETRPESPTFIMGIDGDFWLEYERL